The Streptomyces avermitilis MA-4680 = NBRC 14893 genome contains a region encoding:
- the corA gene encoding magnesium/cobalt transporter CorA: MIVDCAIYRDGRRTEGPEDLSDALDEARAQGDSFLWIGLHEPTEKEFDLVTHEFGLHPLAVEDALKAHQRPKLEVYDDSLFVVLKPVTYEPYSDTVSSGEVMVFVGDSFVVTVRHGEGAPLSSIRHELERRPDMLRHGPTGVLHAIADSVVDHYLDVATELGTDLEELEAEVFSPSGGARNTASRIYSFKRQIQEFRRATVPLTPPLTRLAGLGPNLAAVPFVKEEARPFFRDVNDHLTRVNESVEGLDRLVSDILSAHLAQMSVRQNDDMRKISAWAAMAAIPTMIAGIYGMNFEHMPELHWTWSYPAVIAAMVVLEVLLYRLFKQRGWL, from the coding sequence GTGATCGTCGATTGCGCCATCTACCGTGACGGCCGCCGCACGGAGGGCCCGGAGGACCTCTCCGACGCCCTTGACGAGGCGCGTGCACAGGGTGACAGCTTCCTCTGGATCGGCCTCCACGAGCCGACGGAGAAGGAGTTCGACCTGGTCACCCATGAGTTCGGACTCCATCCGCTGGCCGTCGAGGACGCCCTGAAGGCGCACCAGCGGCCCAAGCTGGAGGTGTACGACGACTCGCTGTTCGTGGTCCTCAAGCCGGTGACGTACGAGCCGTACAGCGACACCGTCTCCTCGGGCGAGGTCATGGTCTTCGTCGGTGACTCCTTCGTGGTGACCGTGCGCCACGGGGAGGGTGCGCCGCTGTCGAGCATCCGGCACGAACTGGAGCGCCGGCCGGACATGCTCCGGCACGGTCCCACCGGGGTGCTGCACGCGATCGCGGACTCCGTCGTCGACCACTATCTGGACGTGGCCACGGAGCTGGGGACCGATCTGGAGGAGCTGGAGGCGGAGGTCTTCTCGCCCAGCGGCGGGGCGCGGAACACGGCGTCGCGGATCTACTCGTTCAAGCGCCAGATCCAGGAGTTCCGCCGGGCCACGGTTCCGCTCACGCCGCCGCTGACCCGGCTCGCCGGCCTGGGGCCCAACCTCGCGGCGGTGCCGTTCGTGAAGGAGGAGGCGCGGCCCTTCTTCCGCGACGTCAACGACCACCTGACGCGCGTCAACGAATCCGTGGAGGGCCTGGACCGGCTGGTCTCCGACATCCTCTCGGCGCATCTCGCGCAGATGAGCGTGCGTCAGAACGACGACATGCGGAAGATCTCCGCGTGGGCGGCCATGGCGGCGATCCCCACGATGATCGCGGGGATCTACGGCATGAACTTCGAGCACATGCCGGAGCTGCACTGGACGTGGTCGTATCCGGCGGTGATCGCGGCGATGGTGGTGCTCGAGGTTCTGCTGTACCGGCTGTTCAAGCAGCGGGGGTGGCTGTAG
- a CDS encoding DUF3090 domain-containing protein — MSRQVFLYDPPDRFVAGTVGLPGRRTFFLQASSGPRVTSVALEKTQVAALAERMDELLDEVVRRSGGSAPVPAMAPTEISDNAPLEAPVEEEFRVGTMALAWDGDEQRMIVEAQALVELDAESDEDLAEAEERLLQDEENGPPMLRVRLTGLQARAFAKRALDVVNAGRPPCPLCSLPLDPEGHVCPRQNGYRRGA; from the coding sequence GTGTCGCGTCAGGTGTTCCTCTACGACCCCCCGGACCGTTTCGTGGCCGGTACGGTCGGGCTGCCCGGGCGCCGTACCTTCTTCCTCCAGGCCTCCTCGGGACCCCGTGTGACCAGCGTGGCCCTGGAGAAGACCCAGGTCGCCGCGCTCGCCGAGCGCATGGACGAGCTTCTCGACGAGGTCGTACGGCGCAGCGGGGGCAGCGCCCCGGTCCCCGCCATGGCCCCCACCGAGATCTCCGACAACGCCCCCCTCGAGGCTCCCGTGGAGGAGGAGTTCCGGGTCGGCACCATGGCGCTGGCCTGGGACGGTGACGAGCAGCGCATGATCGTCGAGGCGCAGGCCCTCGTGGAGCTCGACGCCGAATCCGACGAGGACCTCGCCGAGGCGGAGGAGCGGCTTCTCCAGGACGAGGAGAACGGTCCGCCGATGCTCCGCGTCCGGCTCACCGGCCTACAGGCCAGGGCCTTCGCCAAACGGGCCCTCGACGTCGTCAACGCCGGCCGGCCGCCCTGCCCGCTGTGCAGCCTCCCGCTCGACCCGGAAGGACACGTATGTCCGCGCCAGAACGGATACCGCCGCGGAGCGTGA
- a CDS encoding histidine phosphatase family protein, whose translation MPTLILVRHGRSTANTAGLLAGWTPGVALDERGAAQAAALPGRLAEVPVSEIVTSPLQRCRETVQPLLDARPGLRAHTEERIGECHYGDWSGRKLAELKDEPLMEVVQSHPSAAAFPGGESMRAMQTRAAEAVREWNARVERDHGSDAVYLMCSHGDIIKSLVADALGLHLDLFQRISVEPCSITAIRYTRLRPFLVRLGDTGDFASLAPREEPSGGDAPVGGGAGAP comes from the coding sequence ATGCCCACGTTGATCCTCGTCCGGCACGGACGTTCCACCGCGAACACCGCGGGACTGCTCGCCGGGTGGACGCCCGGCGTCGCCCTCGACGAGCGGGGCGCCGCCCAGGCCGCCGCCCTCCCGGGCCGCCTCGCCGAGGTGCCGGTCTCCGAGATCGTCACCAGCCCGCTCCAGCGCTGCCGGGAAACGGTTCAGCCGCTGCTCGACGCCCGCCCCGGGCTGCGCGCGCACACCGAGGAACGCATCGGGGAGTGCCACTACGGCGACTGGTCGGGCCGCAAGCTCGCCGAGCTGAAGGACGAGCCGCTGATGGAGGTCGTCCAGTCGCACCCGTCGGCGGCCGCGTTCCCCGGCGGCGAATCCATGCGCGCCATGCAGACCCGCGCCGCCGAGGCGGTGCGGGAGTGGAACGCGCGCGTGGAGCGCGATCACGGCTCCGATGCCGTCTACCTCATGTGCTCGCACGGCGACATCATCAAGTCGCTTGTCGCGGACGCCCTTGGACTCCATCTGGACCTCTTTCAACGAATCTCCGTAGAACCGTGTTCCATCACCGCGATCCGTTACACCCGACTGCGGCCTTTTCTCGTTCGCCTCGGGGACACCGGCGATTTCGCGTCCCTTGCCCCGCGCGAGGAACCCTCCGGTGGCGACGCTCCGGTCGGGGGCGGTGCGGGCGCACCGTGA
- a CDS encoding ferritin-like domain-containing protein produces MLSVRSLFQEILDNDESFRLFCSIAASGESQGGWENGRIAALVPHSQRDLAPKITRHGADEDKHGRIFHALMKKRGLDPVAIPPDTDYTMLLERHGIGLAHEKLKGDEPLTVQDIVTYLAHSRVTEQRAAEQMELLRRHFADHPDIGRAVRMISHDEDNHLAYCHEELLRFAYTGHGRAIQRTLRQCALAEIRVYRDVSLAVMAHMGRLLGWPKARAAALAAGIHAVYAYERAVGWRRMVSLRMPERRDALGGPATTAAEYA; encoded by the coding sequence ATGCTTTCGGTCAGGAGTCTGTTCCAGGAGATCCTCGACAACGACGAGTCGTTCCGGCTCTTCTGCTCCATCGCTGCCAGCGGCGAGTCCCAGGGCGGCTGGGAGAACGGGCGGATCGCCGCGCTCGTCCCGCACAGCCAGCGTGACCTCGCCCCCAAGATCACCCGGCACGGCGCCGACGAGGACAAACACGGGCGGATCTTCCACGCCCTCATGAAGAAGCGCGGCCTGGACCCCGTAGCGATCCCGCCCGACACCGACTACACGATGCTCCTGGAACGGCACGGCATCGGTCTCGCCCACGAGAAGCTCAAGGGCGACGAGCCGCTCACCGTGCAGGACATCGTCACCTACCTCGCGCACAGCAGGGTCACCGAGCAGCGCGCCGCCGAGCAGATGGAGCTGCTCCGCAGGCACTTCGCCGACCATCCCGACATCGGCCGCGCGGTCAGGATGATCTCCCACGACGAGGACAACCACCTCGCGTACTGCCACGAAGAGCTGTTGCGCTTCGCGTACACCGGACACGGCCGCGCCATCCAGCGGACGCTGCGGCAGTGCGCGCTCGCCGAGATCCGCGTCTACCGGGACGTCAGCCTCGCCGTGATGGCCCACATGGGCCGCCTCCTCGGCTGGCCGAAGGCCAGGGCGGCGGCGCTCGCGGCCGGTATCCACGCGGTGTACGCCTACGAGCGCGCCGTCGGCTGGCGCCGCATGGTCTCCCTGAGGATGCCGGAGCGCCGCGACGCGCTGGGCGGACCGGCGACCACCGCCGCCGAGTACGCGTAG
- the mshC gene encoding cysteine--1-D-myo-inosityl 2-amino-2-deoxy-alpha-D-glucopyranoside ligase — protein sequence MHAWPASEVPALPGEGRDLRIHDTATGGVIPLHPGPVARIYVCGITPYDATHMGHAATYNAFDLVQRVWLDTKRQVHYVQNVTDVDDPLLERAERDGVDWVGLAEKETALFREDMTALRMLPPQHYIGAVEAIPGIVPLVERLRDAGAAYELDGDVYFSVEADPHFGKVSNLDAAAMRLLSAERGGDPDRPGKKNPLDPMLWMAAREGEPSWDGASLGRGRPGWHIECVAIALDHLGMGFDVQGGGSDLAFPHHEMGASHAQALTGEFPMAKAYVHAGMVALNGEKMSKSKGNLVFVSKLRRDGVDPAAIRLALLAHHYRSDWEWTDAVLEEALARLGTWRAAVSRPDGPPAEALVEEIRDALANDLDAPAALAAVDRWAALQHERGGTDEGAPGVVSRAVDALLGVAL from the coding sequence ATGCATGCCTGGCCCGCTTCTGAGGTCCCCGCCCTGCCTGGTGAGGGCCGCGACCTCCGGATCCACGACACCGCGACCGGCGGGGTAATACCCCTGCACCCCGGTCCCGTCGCCCGTATCTACGTCTGCGGCATCACGCCGTACGACGCGACCCACATGGGTCACGCGGCGACCTACAACGCGTTCGACCTTGTGCAGCGCGTGTGGCTCGACACCAAGCGGCAGGTTCACTACGTCCAGAACGTGACCGACGTCGACGATCCGCTCCTGGAGCGCGCGGAGCGCGACGGCGTCGACTGGGTCGGGCTCGCCGAGAAGGAGACCGCCCTCTTCCGCGAGGACATGACGGCGCTGCGGATGCTGCCCCCGCAGCACTACATCGGCGCCGTCGAGGCGATACCCGGCATCGTCCCGCTCGTCGAGCGGCTGCGGGACGCGGGCGCCGCGTACGAACTGGACGGGGACGTCTACTTCTCCGTCGAGGCCGACCCGCACTTCGGCAAGGTCTCGAACCTCGACGCCGCCGCCATGCGTCTGCTCTCCGCCGAACGCGGCGGCGACCCGGACCGTCCTGGCAAGAAGAACCCCCTCGACCCGATGCTCTGGATGGCCGCCCGGGAGGGCGAGCCGAGCTGGGACGGCGCCTCACTGGGCCGCGGCAGGCCCGGCTGGCACATCGAGTGCGTGGCCATCGCCCTGGACCACCTCGGCATGGGCTTCGACGTACAGGGCGGTGGCTCCGACCTCGCCTTCCCGCACCACGAGATGGGCGCCTCGCACGCCCAGGCGCTGACCGGCGAGTTCCCCATGGCCAAGGCGTACGTCCACGCCGGCATGGTCGCGCTCAACGGCGAGAAGATGTCGAAGTCCAAGGGCAACCTGGTCTTCGTGTCGAAGCTGCGGCGTGACGGCGTGGACCCGGCGGCCATCCGCCTGGCGCTGCTCGCCCACCACTACCGGTCCGACTGGGAGTGGACGGACGCCGTCCTCGAAGAGGCCCTCGCGCGCCTCGGCACCTGGCGCGCGGCCGTCTCCCGCCCCGACGGTCCGCCCGCCGAGGCGCTCGTCGAGGAGATCCGCGACGCCCTCGCGAACGACCTGGACGCGCCGGCCGCGCTCGCCGCGGTCGACCGCTGGGCCGCGCTCCAGCACGAGCGGGGCGGTACCGACGAGGGCGCGCCCGGCGTGGTGTCGCGGGCCGTCGACGCGCTGCTGGGCGTGGCGCTGTAA
- a CDS encoding SCO1664 family protein, with protein sequence MSAPERIPPRSVTTAELLAEGELKVRGRIREASNAALYCTVSHDGQEAFCIYKPVAGERPLWDFPDGTLAQREVAAYEVSEATGWGLVPTTVLRDGPYGEGMCQLWIEGQPDVELLALVDGEEPEAGWKAIGFADVGEGRTALLVHADDERLRRLAVLDAVINNADRKGGHLLPTDEGRLYGIDHGVTFNTENKLRTLLWGWAGEPLTADAAEALGTLKDGLTAGGALATRLAELITPAELDATRARVDAMLTSGKHPEPSGEWPAIPWPPV encoded by the coding sequence ATGTCCGCGCCAGAACGGATACCGCCGCGGAGCGTGACCACGGCCGAACTGCTCGCCGAGGGTGAGCTGAAAGTACGTGGCCGCATCCGCGAGGCGTCCAACGCGGCGCTGTACTGCACGGTCTCGCACGACGGGCAGGAGGCGTTCTGCATCTACAAGCCCGTCGCCGGCGAGCGGCCCCTGTGGGACTTCCCCGACGGGACGCTCGCCCAGCGCGAGGTCGCCGCGTACGAGGTCTCCGAGGCGACCGGCTGGGGGCTCGTGCCGACCACCGTGCTGCGCGACGGGCCCTACGGCGAGGGCATGTGCCAGCTGTGGATCGAGGGACAGCCGGACGTCGAGCTGCTGGCCCTGGTGGACGGCGAGGAGCCCGAGGCCGGCTGGAAGGCGATCGGGTTCGCGGACGTCGGGGAGGGGCGTACGGCGCTTCTCGTGCACGCCGACGACGAACGCCTGCGGCGGCTGGCCGTCCTCGACGCCGTCATCAACAACGCCGACCGCAAGGGCGGCCATCTGCTGCCCACCGACGAGGGCCGCCTGTACGGCATCGACCACGGGGTGACTTTCAACACCGAGAACAAGTTGCGGACGCTGCTGTGGGGGTGGGCGGGGGAGCCGCTCACGGCCGACGCTGCCGAGGCCCTCGGCACCTTGAAGGACGGCCTGACGGCGGGAGGCGCCCTCGCCACCCGTCTGGCGGAGCTGATCACACCGGCCGAACTCGACGCCACGCGCGCGCGGGTCGACGCCATGCTCACCTCGGGAAAGCACCCGGAGCCGAGCGGTGAGTGGCCGGCGATTCCATGGCCGCCGGTCTAG